The uncultured Paludibaculum sp. sequence TCCCTCCACCACCCGCACTGATCCTGCCAATCCCAACAAATTCGTCCGCACCCTGTTCCCCGGCAACGTGATCCCCAGCGCCCGCATCAACAAGGTGTCCGGCAATCTCTTGAGCCGCTTCCTGCCGTCCGCCAATCTGCCGGGCAACGCGCTCACCGGCACCAATAACGTACTCTTCAATGGCGCGGAAGGCCGCAAACTGGCCAACTTCACCACCCGCTTCGACCACAACATCGGCAGCCGCCATCGCCTGTTCGGCCGCTGGGGCCGCACTGAGAGCAGCGAAACCGCCCCCTACGTGATGCCCGCGTTCGGCCTGAAGACGGAACGCATCATCCAGATCTCCACCGGCGGCGGTGACACCTATATGCTGCGTCCCGACACCATCGTCACCCTGAATGCCGGCCTCACCCGCTACATCATCCGGCAGGAACGCCCCGGCTTCGACATGCCCGCCCTGGGCTTCTCCAACAACTTCGCCGGCACGGTGCAGGCCCAGACCGTCCCGCTGTTCTCCAACTCCGACATGGCCCAGATGGGTGTCGGCGACGGCAACTCCTACGACGTGGTCAATACCTATACCTACTCCGGCACCGTCTCCCATCTCCGCGGCCGGCACAGCCTCCGGCTTGGGTTCAATAGCCTCATCCGCCAATGGAACTCCGCCAGCGGCAGCGCGCAGGCCGGCAGCTTCTCCTTCGATCGTGGCTTCACCCAGGGCTCCGACCCCACCGCACCCGCCTCCAACGTTGGCCACGGCGTCGCCTCCCTGCTGCTGGGTTCGCCCTCGTCCGGTTCCGTCGCCTTCCGCAACTCCCAAGCCTCGCAGGCGCCCTACTACAGCCTCTTCTTCCAGGACGACTTCCGCATGACCACGCGCCTTACGCTCAATCTCGGTCTGCGCTACGAAGTCAGCATCGCACCCACTGAGCGCTACAACCGCGCCACCCGCGGCTACGCCTTCGACACCGCGAATCCCATCGAGGCCGCCGCCCGGGCCAACTACGCCGCGAATCCCATCGATCAGTTGCCCGCCTCCGCCTTCAACGTCCGCGGCGGCCTTCAGTTCGCCAGCTCCAGCGACCGCCGCACCCGCTCCACGCCGCTCGGCGACGTCAGCCCTCGTCTCGGTCTGGCCTACACCCTCAACAACAAGACCGTCCTCCGTGCCGGCTACGGTCACTTCTACAGCTATTGGGCCGGCGCCGGCTCCGTCTATCAGGACGGCTTCGCCTCCACCACGCCCATGCTCGCCACCGTGGACGGCCTCACCCCCGCCGGCTCCATCGAGAACCCTTATCCCCAGGGACTCTCGCTCCCCATCGGCTCCTCCCAGGGCCTGCAAACGCTGCTCGGCAACAGTCTCAGCGTCCTGTCCGTCAACAGCCCCAGCACCTACAACGCCCGCTGGCAGGCCAGTGTCCAACGCGAACTCCAATCCGACTGGCGCCTCGAAGCCGCCTATGTCGGCAGCCGCGCCATCAATCAGTTTGTAGGCAACAGCGGCAGCGGCGGCGCGGGCGAGCAGCAGCGCCGGCTCAACTTCATTCCCGAGAAATACCTGTCGCTCGGCTCGGTGCTGAACCAGCAGGTCGCCAACCCCTTCTTCGGGCTCATCCCCTCCAACCTCACACTCGGTCAGGCCAAGATCTCCCGGCAGAACCTCCTCATGGCCTACCCGCACCTCAGCCAGTTGACCCTCGTCCAGGACGGCTCCGGCTCCTCCGTCTACCACTCCGGCCAGTTCACCCTCACCAAGCGCTTCGCCCACGGCCTGCAGGCCCTCACCACCTACACCTTCCAGCGCCAGATCGACAATTCCCAGTACTTGAACGACAGCGATCCCGCCCCCTCCAAGGCCGTGGCGGAGTACTGGCGACGCCACCGCGTCAGCTTCGCGGGTGTCGGCGACCTGCCGTTCGGCAAAGGCCGCCGCTTCGCCAACATCAATGGCTTCGCCGGAGCCCTGGTGAACGGCTGGCAGCTCTCCGTCATGTACATCTTCCAGAGTGGCGCGCCCATCTACCTGCCCAGTGGCTCCCTGGCCACCGGCCAGGATCCCCGGTTG is a genomic window containing:
- a CDS encoding TonB-dependent receptor; translated protein: MRLLLVFMLGALSLLGQVLRTGLLEGEIRDRAGAVVPNAPVVATHTETGVHYPGATNETGLYQISYLPAGTYALTVDVPGFKGISRTVTIALGRTTTVNLELEIGNVNQRVEVSADATLLETNTSSSSVSMNNRYVAKLPVVGGNVFQQATLSAGLTQGDYPTAQIIAHNKSVSRLSANGARNQQNAFLMDGIPNNRAELVAYVPPVEQVQEFNVQTNSFDAEFGNGGGAIISVITKSGTNQLHGALYEYNRNEVFNANTFFNNRSGAPRPRVRFNRFGAAVGGPVLRNRTFWFFNYEGMRQSSPTSSTFTIPTLAQQAGDFSRTFDSRGRLIEIYDPSTTRTDPANPNKFVRTLFPGNVIPSARINKVSGNLLSRFLPSANLPGNALTGTNNVLFNGAEGRKLANFTTRFDHNIGSRHRLFGRWGRTESSETAPYVMPAFGLKTERIIQISTGGGDTYMLRPDTIVTLNAGLTRYIIRQERPGFDMPALGFSNNFAGTVQAQTVPLFSNSDMAQMGVGDGNSYDVVNTYTYSGTVSHLRGRHSLRLGFNSLIRQWNSASGSAQAGSFSFDRGFTQGSDPTAPASNVGHGVASLLLGSPSSGSVAFRNSQASQAPYYSLFFQDDFRMTTRLTLNLGLRYEVSIAPTERYNRATRGYAFDTANPIEAAARANYAANPIDQLPASAFNVRGGLQFASSSDRRTRSTPLGDVSPRLGLAYTLNNKTVLRAGYGHFYSYWAGAGSVYQDGFASTTPMLATVDGLTPAGSIENPYPQGLSLPIGSSQGLQTLLGNSLSVLSVNSPSTYNARWQASVQRELQSDWRLEAAYVGSRAINQFVGNSGSGGAGEQQRRLNFIPEKYLSLGSVLNQQVANPFFGLIPSNLTLGQAKISRQNLLMAYPHLSQLTLVQDGSGSSVYHSGQFTLTKRFAHGLQALTTYTFQRQIDNSQYLNDSDPAPSKAVAEYWRRHRVSFAGVGDLPFGKGRRFANINGFAGALVNGWQLSVMYIFQSGAPIYLPSGSLATGQDPRLSAGDRTLNRWFNTGAFTVQPSFTLRSLSVRSASLIGDALSKMDLSLSKSTTIAERFSVEFRAEAFNATNRVQFGNPDVNPASAAYGTVNSQVSVPREIQLGLRIGF